A stretch of DNA from Maridesulfovibrio sp.:
AAGAAATAAAAGAGCACTTTGACCGCATCGGCTACAAGGACCCGAACAAGGGAGGAGACGAAGTACCCCCGGAGGTTGTGGCCCGGCAGTTTAAAAGACAGGTGCTCATTCAGCCCCAGCTCACCGGAGCCAGCCAGGACGATATTACCGCCAAGATGTTCTATCACAAAGGCGGTTACAACGACTCCTTTATGCAGGATCTGGCAGTGGAAACCGGACACAAGGGCGAATTCAACAAGTATAACCCCTTTAGTATTTGGCACCCGAGTACTTACTCATGCTGGGATCGTGAAAGCCAGAACTGCGCTATCATGTACTGGGTTTCGCACTTCGGCCGCGACCGTTACAACGTCAGCAAGCCCAACAAGTGGTCTGATGACCTTGAGGCGTACTCAATGAAGACTCTGACCAGCGTCAAGGGATTGTCCACGGCTCTGCAGTACGATGTCACAGCCATTAAACCAATGTACTCCAGTGAACGCTTAGACGCTCTCAAGCAGTTTCCCTTCCTGCAGAAATGGTTAAGCCAGAATATTGATTGGAACGCCACGGATGACGGTGGAGCGGAATATGTTGCGGAAGGAGATAGGGAAGCCACTCAAAAACGCTTTTGGGATGATCTGTTTGCAAAGTCACCAGGTCTTGAGGAATACATGCCGCCGGACCACGATGACCGGGTCAAGATGCTTATCTATGCTCAAGAGCAAAACGCCGTGCAGGAGTTGGGCCAAGAAGAAGCCGCTAGCAACAGGCAGAGCTTGACAAGCAAATTCGGGATATTGAGTCGTCATGACGCGTATATGATAGGAATGAACGTCATGACCTTTCTTGCATATTCCGGCTCCCTTGAAAACCTCCAGTTCAGCATCAACCCCGGTAAGACGGACCGCTACGGCAAGATGTTTCTCGAAAACATCAGTCTGGTAAAGACCTTCTTGACGGATGCAAAGTATGATTCGGTCATTTACTCACCGGCCATTCCCGAATGCCTGAAGCTTTATAAGGATGTGGTCAGCAGCATAACCTATAAACGAGGTAAGGACGCCGATAAGCCTTCAAAACTCGGGACTTTCGAGATTTCATACCAGCCGAAAGCCCTTGCCCCGTACCCGACTCCGAAGGAAAGCGTAAAGCTTTTCTATCCCTACTATGAGAATTCGGGGCACTCGGTATCCACCTCTCAGCCGGATAAATTCCGGGATGATGTCGAGGCTTGGATGAAACAGTAAATTACGTGGAAAAAGTTTGCCTGAAAAGGTGAAACGCAACGATAAATAAAGCCGGCCCGGCGCATGGAGCGCCAGGCCGGCTTTGCTTTTGTTTCAGGTATTACGCAGAGCTTATGAGGAGCATTTAGCCGATGTTGCAACCAATCCGCAGCAGATCATTACCACTGATGCTGCGAACAACATTTCCATGGAACTCTGCCAGTTCCCGGATATTTCATGGAGATGTCCGAGTGCAAAAGGGCTGATCGAGGCAATGATGTATCCTGCCGTTTGGACTACCGTGGACATGCTTCTGTTTTCGTCCAGATTTTTAGCGGAATTCATGATCATGCTGAAAATGACCGTAAATCCTCCTCCACTCGAAATTCCTCCAAAGATAACCCAGATAATCCAGAGTGATGGGATAATCGCAAATCCGATAACCATTGCCAGCCAGGACATGGTTACCACCAGAAACAGTGCTCTGGGGGAAAAACGTTTGGTTGAAACCAGAAACGGAAGTCCGAAACAACCCAGCAGGCCCAGAATCTGAAATAGCGAAGAGGCCACCCCGGCAGTGGCTTCGGACATTTGCAGGGATTGCTTCAGATACACCGGCATCCATGCTGTAAAACCGTAAAACATGAAAGTATGCGCCGCGAAGGCCACGGATAGAATCCAGACCAGCGGCCTCCTGTTAACTGAAGATGATCTTGCGGGTTTTGTTTTCGGTTCGCTGTTTGCGATAGTTTCGGCCTTGGATTTGTCCTGCATATGCAGCTGTTCCAGAGTGTTGGTTTTCCTTTTGTCAAAGAAAAGAACCCCCATCCACAGAAATATTGCTGCAAGTGCCAGAAGTGCCGGTGCGGCAAGAGCCGTTCGCCAGCCCATGGCTTGGGCCATAGGGGCGGTCAAGGACATGGTTCCCATAGACCCCCAGGACATGCCGGAGACATATAGTCCGGTAAAAAAGCTTAATCGCTGGGGAAATTCCCGCGCTAGTATCATGAGTCCGGATATATTGCCGACAGTCAATGAAATCCCGATTAGCACCGTGCCTGCGATGGCTGCGCCAAGCCCCCCGGAAGCACGGACAACAGCCCCTACAGCGATGCCAGCCAGGGTAAAGAAAACCGTGGATTCCAACCGAACATTTTTCATGAGAAATCCGGCTATGGGAGTCAGCAGTCCGAAACAGAGAACCGGAATGGAGGTTAAAAATCCGGCAACCCCGGCATTGATTTGAAAGACGGTCCTCAATTCCTGAATGATGGGCGGGAGTGAGGTTATCGGGGCACGCAGATTCAAGGATAAGGCGAAAAAAGCCAGAACCATCAAAAGTTTTCTGTTGCGGGTCTGCCGTTCCAAAACAGATTTAAGGTCCGAATTTTCAAGGTTAGAACGTGTGTTTCCAGCTGATTTAATCTCTTCAGCGCTTAGCTGCTCAGAACTGTTTCCCATTGATAGCATTCTCCATGATGCATCGCATGGACCTTGCCGAACAAGGTCTGCAAAAAAATACAATTTTATTATATGCGTAAGTCGGGAAATGTGGACCGGCGTGTGCGCATTCGATTTTACAGGATCGTTATCGATCCCGGAAGCGCGCCTGTTCTCTTAAGGTGTAAGCTGGCGCGGATGTTATAAGAACGTGGTCAGGCGTTTTGGGTAAGAGGGCCTGATTGTTCCGTAAGGAAATGATGATCATGCATCCAGTAAAAAAAATAAACAGCCGCTATCTTGAAGGGGCGGTCCGGACCGCAGTTGTCCGGAGATCTTCAAGCGCGACTGGTTTCAAACAGGAAATTAAACAGGGTGCCATACGGAGTCAAGCCACTGTTTCAACTCACTGCTGCTTTTATCTGGCGGAACATGCCCGGTATTGAAGATAGCTCCACGGCACAAATCGGTTGCAAGATCCTTCCGGGACTGCCCGGCAGACCCATCAGTAAAGACCACACGTTACAAGCTGGTCAATCTATATTGACCGCTAAGTGAAGTGGGGCAGGGTGCTCTGTGATGAACAGGAAGAATTGCTAGGCGAGAAATTTTATCTCAATTTCTTCTGTGCCTTCCTTTTGACTCATTTCAAAGCGGCCGCTTTTTACAATGGAAAAATCCCTCTGGCCTGCGGCGGTAGTTAAAACCTGCTCCAGTTTTTGAACCGTTCCGGCTTCACAATCGGCGTTGAAGAATATTTTAAGGGAACTTGGATTGTCATCGTCAAACTGAATCATAAAAGGATTATGCTCAACGAAGACAAGATCATCGTACGAGTGTGTGATGTTCAATCCTATTGACTCTAAAATATCTTTTACTATACCCAGCGATCTTAATTTCATTTTTCTACTCACTTTATTCTATTTTCCCAGAAACTACCCATTACATAAATTTATATCGCGCGCAAGCAGAGCCCCTGCGGCGCCGGGCCGGGAGTGTCGTCGAAGATGTTGATTTCAAGCGTGTTTCCGGTTGGGTGCGAACTGTCTTTGCGGATCGGAATGCAGACAATTTAGGACAGGAAGGCAAGCCGTCGGATTGGCTGCAGAGTATAATCGGCCTCCGGCATTAACCGAAGGCCGGGGATTACTAGAACATTCCACCTCCGGGGCCGCCTCCAGGACCTCCGCCGGGCATGCCGCCTCTTCCGGGTCCTCCGCCGGGACCGTTGGAAAATGACGGCCGCTGGTTGTTTCGTTGCTCCTCAGCGTATTTAAGATAGTCGTACATCTGTTTTTCCGTCAGGATTTTGTTGAGCTGCTTATAGACTTCCCAATCAATGTCCGATTTTTTTTTGCTGATATCCTTGAAATTTCCGCCTTCATTCTGAAGTGATTTCAACTGTCGGTATTCTTCCTCCAGAACGGGCTTCATTTTCTGCACCTGCTCATCGGTGAGATTCAGCCGCTCTTTCAGCGCAACCAGTTTTTTACCGGGGGTGGTTATTTCCTGCTTGTGCCGTTGTTGGGAATCGTATCTTCCGCCACCGTATTCATGACTTGAACACCCCGCCAGCAGAACCGCCAGGGCCAGTATGAGTGTAATGTGTTTCAGTCCCATCTTATACCTCGTTTTTGTTGTTGGCTGGAATATCTTTCCCCAAGAGGGCAAAATGAGGAGAGAATAACACAGCTTTTCCCGCTGATAACTGATGCCGGGGAAATCCACACATATAAATTGATTAAGTTAGTCGTTCTTTATTAAGTCTGTGTAAAAATTTTAATATGGCTTACAAAACAGGCCGGAATTTGTGGACTGAAGAGTGATTTAAGATCATGTTTCCAGCTCGGGAAGTGATTGTTACTGAGCAGACAGGAAAACGTTGCGAGATTGAGTTGTTTGCAAAAACAGCCAGGTACGGTGTAGTTTGCATTGCCTGATTTAGCGTCTCCTGCTAATAATCGTGGTTGGATCGGTTCCCCTTTATCTTTCGAGGAGTTGCGAGTGGAAAATTATCCTATGTGGCTGGTCTGGCTTGTCTCCGGTCTGGTGCTGGCAGGACTTGAATTGCTTGCTCCGGGAATGGTGCTCATTTTTTTCAGTCTGGGCTGTTTTTCGGCTGCGTTGTTATCTGTCTTTGTCGCGGATTCGCTTGTTCTGCAGGTTGCGGTTTTCTGCGCCGCATCCATTATTTCCCTCGTTGCGCTGCGTAAAATGTTCATGGATTGGTTTCAGGGACAGAGTTCCGGCAAGGGAGCGGGCGGTTACGATGATTCTCCCGACGGGGCTCTTGCCGAGGCCAGCAGGGACTTTGCCGACACCGGGTATGGACAGATCAAGTACCGGGGGTCATTCTGGAACGCTGTCGCTCAATCGGGAGAGAGTATTTC
This window harbors:
- a CDS encoding MFS transporter codes for the protein MGNSSEQLSAEEIKSAGNTRSNLENSDLKSVLERQTRNRKLLMVLAFFALSLNLRAPITSLPPIIQELRTVFQINAGVAGFLTSIPVLCFGLLTPIAGFLMKNVRLESTVFFTLAGIAVGAVVRASGGLGAAIAGTVLIGISLTVGNISGLMILAREFPQRLSFFTGLYVSGMSWGSMGTMSLTAPMAQAMGWRTALAAPALLALAAIFLWMGVLFFDKRKTNTLEQLHMQDKSKAETIANSEPKTKPARSSSVNRRPLVWILSVAFAAHTFMFYGFTAWMPVYLKQSLQMSEATAGVASSLFQILGLLGCFGLPFLVSTKRFSPRALFLVVTMSWLAMVIGFAIIPSLWIIWVIFGGISSGGGFTVIFSMIMNSAKNLDENRSMSTVVQTAGYIIASISPFALGHLHEISGNWQSSMEMLFAASVVMICCGLVATSAKCSS
- a CDS encoding NfeD family protein, coding for MENYPMWLVWLVSGLVLAGLELLAPGMVLIFFSLGCFSAALLSVFVADSLVLQVAVFCAASIISLVALRKMFMDWFQGQSSGKGAGGYDDSPDGALAEASRDFADTGYGQIKYRGSFWNAVAQSGESISAGDAVRIISWADGGRTAFLVTGNLKQGRK